In the Thermodesulfovibrio yellowstonii DSM 11347 genome, one interval contains:
- the ftsY gene encoding signal recognition particle-docking protein FtsY, with protein MGFLDKLKEKLSKTKQHIVEKIEAVIPIGGKIDESTIEEIEEILISSDVGVKATEEITGILRRKIKEGGIKDASDVKIVLKEELINLLKNNTSLNLKNTPSIILVVGVNGVGKTTTIGKLGYKFVNEGKSVVFAAADTFRAAAIEQLEIWAKKVGADIIKHKSGADPAAIAFDALEHAKAQNKDIVIIDTAGRLHTKSPLMEELRKINRVLKKSIPEAPHETLLIVDATTGQNAIRQASLFNEAIGLTGVVVTKLDGTAKGGVIFAIKKEIGIPIKLIGIGEGIDDLKEFIPQEFVEALFD; from the coding sequence ATGGGTTTTCTTGATAAACTCAAAGAAAAATTAAGCAAGACAAAACAACATATTGTTGAAAAAATAGAAGCAGTAATCCCTATAGGAGGGAAAATAGATGAATCAACCATAGAAGAGATTGAAGAAATTCTTATTTCTTCAGATGTAGGAGTTAAAGCAACAGAAGAAATAACAGGTATACTAAGAAGAAAAATCAAAGAAGGCGGCATTAAAGACGCTTCAGATGTCAAAATAGTTCTTAAGGAAGAGCTTATAAATTTGCTTAAAAACAATACTTCTTTAAATTTGAAAAATACTCCTTCAATTATTCTTGTTGTAGGTGTAAATGGAGTTGGAAAAACAACAACAATAGGAAAACTGGGTTATAAATTTGTTAATGAAGGTAAAAGTGTTGTTTTTGCAGCCGCGGACACATTTAGGGCTGCGGCTATAGAGCAGCTTGAAATTTGGGCAAAAAAAGTAGGAGCGGATATTATTAAGCATAAAAGTGGTGCTGATCCAGCAGCTATTGCTTTTGATGCATTGGAACATGCTAAAGCACAAAACAAAGACATAGTGATTATAGATACAGCAGGAAGACTACATACAAAATCCCCTCTTATGGAAGAACTGAGAAAAATTAACAGGGTACTGAAAAAATCAATTCCTGAAGCACCTCATGAGACTTTACTTATTGTAGATGCTACAACAGGGCAGAATGCTATAAGACAAGCCTCTTTGTTTAATGAAGCTATAGGACTAACTGGTGTTGTTGTTACAAAGCTTGATGGAACAGCAAAAGGTGGGGTTATTTTTGCCATAAAAAAAGAGATAGGAATTCCTATTAAGTTAATCGGAATAGGCGAAGGAATTGATGATTTAAAAGAATTTATTCCACAAGAATTTGTAGAAGCTTTGTTTGATTGA
- a CDS encoding RDD family protein, translating to MVNNQPKNSIIFFRGIAKLIDLIIVIVLWKTFREAGIFLGIFYLLISDGLFKGCSVGKKFLRLRVINIERQRNADFRDSIVRNLVIAFSLFFLLIPIIGWLICIIIFAFEFIIIIGDSENKRLGDYLAKTSVIEE from the coding sequence ATGGTTAATAATCAGCCCAAAAATAGTATTATTTTTTTTAGAGGGATTGCCAAATTAATTGATTTAATTATTGTTATCGTCCTTTGGAAAACCTTTCGTGAAGCAGGAATATTTTTAGGAATTTTCTATTTATTGATAAGTGATGGTTTATTTAAAGGCTGTAGTGTTGGGAAAAAATTTCTACGCTTACGGGTTATTAATATTGAAAGACAGCGTAATGCTGATTTCAGAGATTCTATCGTCAGAAATTTAGTAATAGCTTTTTCGTTATTTTTCTTACTTATACCTATCATTGGTTGGTTAATTTGTATCATAATTTTCGCTTTTGAATTTATTATCATTATAGGTGACTCTGAAAATAAAAGATTGGGTGATTATCTGGCAAAGACTTCAGTAATAGAAGAATAA
- a CDS encoding rod shape-determining protein — protein MLLEKLIGKFSNDLAIDLGTANTLVYVKGKGIVCDEPSVVVVRRDNKKVIAVGSEAKEMMGKTPANIITIKPLKDGVIADFDATGEMLKYFITKAHNRKCFISPRIIIGVPSGITQVEQRAVKDAAIASGAREVYLIEEPMAAAIGVGLPVGEPSGNMIVDIGGGTTDVAVISLDGIVCSKAVKVGGDKMDEAIIAYIKRKYNLMIGERTAELIKINIGSAYPINSDKTMEIKGRDLITGIPKAINITEEEIREALQEPVSIILDTIKVTLENTPPELASDIADKGIVLAGGGALLRGLDILIREHTGVPVIIPDDPLRAVVKGCGAMLDKLDLLRRVSLNVN, from the coding sequence GTGCTTCTTGAGAAATTAATTGGAAAATTTTCTAATGATTTAGCAATTGACCTTGGAACAGCAAATACATTGGTTTATGTAAAAGGCAAGGGAATTGTATGTGATGAACCATCAGTTGTGGTTGTAAGAAGAGATAATAAAAAAGTTATTGCTGTTGGTAGCGAAGCAAAAGAAATGATGGGAAAAACTCCAGCCAACATTATAACAATAAAGCCCCTTAAAGATGGTGTTATAGCTGATTTTGACGCCACTGGAGAAATGCTTAAATATTTCATTACAAAAGCCCATAATAGAAAATGTTTTATTTCCCCAAGGATTATAATTGGAGTACCTTCTGGAATAACTCAGGTTGAACAGAGAGCTGTTAAAGATGCTGCAATTGCGTCAGGTGCCAGGGAAGTATATCTTATAGAAGAACCTATGGCTGCAGCGATAGGAGTAGGACTTCCTGTAGGAGAGCCTTCTGGAAATATGATAGTTGATATAGGTGGTGGAACCACGGATGTGGCTGTAATTTCTCTTGACGGCATTGTATGTTCAAAAGCCGTAAAAGTTGGCGGAGACAAAATGGACGAAGCAATAATAGCTTATATCAAAAGAAAATATAATCTTATGATAGGAGAAAGGACTGCTGAACTAATAAAAATAAATATCGGCAGTGCTTATCCTATAAACTCTGACAAAACAATGGAAATTAAAGGTAGAGATTTAATAACTGGAATACCAAAAGCTATAAACATTACTGAAGAAGAAATCAGAGAAGCTTTGCAGGAACCTGTCTCAATTATTCTTGACACAATAAAAGTTACTTTGGAAAATACCCCCCCTGAGCTTGCTTCTGATATAGCAGATAAAGGAATAGTATTGGCTGGTGGAGGAGCTTTGTTAAGAGGTCTTGATATTCTCATAAGAGAACATACCGGAGTTCCTGTAATAATTCCTGATGACCCTCTTAGAGCAGTTGTTAAAGGATGTGGTGCAATGCTTGATAAGCTTGATTTACTCAGAAGAGTTTCCCTTAATGTTAACTGA
- the mreC gene encoding rod shape-determining protein MreC: protein MTKKTTILIIAVICLASFFLISYQAKGLISFAKIDFSNLISPFQYLKNFFSEVLDLKEENKKLKEQLYQMILQQKSYYELIEENKRLKGLLNLKEKKKEVITIAKVTRTGSNKFLKTFWIDKGYDQGIKAGMPVITLNGLAGKIIFTSSNFSEVLSLTDPNFSVSVRVERTRVEGVVSGTGTNLCVLKYIPLEEDIVVGDILITSGTDGIFPEGIKVGVIRKVERKKGFFQNIEVIPYQSDSKIEDVAIIKSLI from the coding sequence ATGACAAAAAAAACAACTATTTTGATTATAGCTGTCATATGTTTAGCATCTTTTTTTCTTATAAGCTACCAAGCTAAAGGACTTATAAGTTTTGCTAAAATTGATTTTTCAAACTTAATATCCCCTTTTCAATATTTAAAAAATTTTTTCTCTGAAGTATTAGATTTAAAAGAAGAAAATAAAAAATTAAAAGAACAATTATATCAGATGATTCTTCAACAAAAATCTTATTATGAACTTATTGAAGAAAATAAAAGATTAAAGGGACTGCTAAATCTAAAAGAAAAGAAAAAGGAAGTAATAACTATAGCAAAGGTAACAAGAACAGGTTCAAATAAATTCCTTAAAACTTTCTGGATAGATAAAGGATATGATCAGGGAATAAAAGCAGGTATGCCTGTAATAACTTTAAATGGATTAGCAGGAAAAATCATATTTACATCATCAAATTTCTCTGAAGTGCTTTCATTAACTGATCCTAATTTTTCTGTGTCCGTAAGAGTTGAAAGAACCAGAGTAGAAGGTGTAGTAAGTGGAACTGGAACAAATCTTTGTGTTCTCAAATATATCCCGTTAGAAGAAGACATAGTAGTTGGAGATATATTAATCACTTCAGGCACAGATGGCATCTTTCCAGAAGGCATTAAAGTTGGTGTAATAAGAAAAGTTGAAAGGAAAAAAGGATTTTTTCAAAATATAGAAGTTATCCCATATCAATCAGACTCAAAAATTGAAGACGTTGCAATAATTAAAAGCTTGATATGA
- the mrdA gene encoding penicillin-binding protein 2, producing MKIKNRIFIGIIFLIFIIILLRLWQLQILNTEKYKKLAEQNRIRIIKIPAPRGIIYDRNGIPLVENIPSFAALISPEYIDKVDVNLLAKILNISTEDLQKKFKKKSESIYMPIRIKEDLTFKEIAMLEARRSEIPGLIIETEIKRYYPFGPATAHLLGYLGKITEQQIKNNPQYQNLPSYFLVGQTGLEKIFDDKLIGIPGEKIIEVDALGRELRLIKEAPPVKGEDIYLTIDALLQEAAYKAFEGHAGAFVALKPDTGEILSLLSSPSFDPNIFVEGVSGTYWNELINNSQNPLLNRAIQGLYAPGSTFKIITAIAGLEEGVVTPDRILANCTGGISFGTWTFGCWKKEGHGPVNLIRALIESCDVYFYELGRILGIGKIYKYATLLGLGNSTGFSSEEKSGLVPDEEWKKKIKKTSWFLGDTFNTAIGQGFLKVTPLQMANVMATMVNGGTKITPYIIRGTEPYKENLNLNPKNLEIIKDALSGVVNEPNGTASSARSYMIKFGGKTGTVQVVSKKLKEKVSYKNIEHHAWFIGFAPVEKPEIAFSVIVEHGGSGGAVAAPVAKNILEGYILKKRQLNVKN from the coding sequence ATGAAAATTAAAAATCGGATATTCATAGGCATAATTTTTCTAATATTTATCATTATTTTGTTAAGACTCTGGCAACTTCAGATACTTAATACAGAAAAATATAAAAAACTTGCTGAACAAAATAGAATTAGAATAATAAAAATTCCTGCTCCACGTGGAATTATTTATGACAGAAATGGTATACCATTAGTTGAAAATATTCCTTCCTTCGCTGCTTTAATTTCTCCTGAATATATAGATAAGGTGGATGTAAATCTTTTAGCCAAAATTCTAAATATATCCACAGAAGATTTACAAAAAAAATTTAAAAAGAAGTCTGAAAGCATTTACATGCCAATCCGAATAAAAGAAGACCTGACATTTAAAGAAATCGCCATGCTTGAAGCAAGGCGTTCAGAAATACCTGGATTAATAATAGAGACAGAAATAAAGAGATATTACCCCTTTGGTCCAGCAACAGCTCACTTATTAGGATATCTCGGCAAGATTACAGAACAACAAATAAAAAATAATCCTCAATATCAAAACTTACCTTCTTATTTCTTAGTTGGACAAACTGGATTAGAAAAAATATTTGATGACAAACTGATAGGCATACCTGGAGAAAAAATTATAGAAGTTGATGCTCTTGGCAGAGAACTAAGGCTTATAAAGGAAGCACCTCCTGTAAAAGGTGAAGACATTTACTTAACAATTGATGCACTTTTACAGGAAGCAGCTTATAAAGCTTTTGAAGGTCATGCTGGAGCTTTTGTTGCATTGAAACCTGATACAGGAGAAATATTATCATTATTAAGTTCTCCATCTTTTGATCCGAACATATTTGTTGAAGGGGTTTCAGGAACTTATTGGAATGAGTTGATAAATAATTCACAGAATCCTTTGCTTAATAGAGCAATTCAGGGATTGTATGCACCAGGGTCAACATTCAAAATAATTACCGCAATTGCAGGGCTTGAAGAAGGAGTCGTAACACCTGATAGAATTCTTGCTAACTGCACTGGAGGCATAAGCTTTGGGACTTGGACTTTCGGATGCTGGAAAAAAGAAGGACATGGTCCAGTAAATTTAATAAGAGCACTTATAGAATCTTGTGATGTTTATTTTTATGAACTTGGCAGAATTCTTGGCATAGGGAAAATATATAAATATGCTACTTTATTAGGGTTAGGTAATTCTACAGGTTTTAGTTCTGAAGAAAAGTCAGGACTTGTTCCTGATGAAGAATGGAAAAAAAAGATAAAAAAAACTTCATGGTTCCTAGGCGATACATTTAATACAGCCATAGGACAGGGATTTCTTAAAGTTACTCCATTACAGATGGCTAATGTTATGGCTACAATGGTAAATGGAGGAACAAAAATTACTCCCTATATAATTAGAGGCACAGAACCTTATAAAGAGAATCTGAATCTGAATCCTAAAAACCTTGAAATAATCAAAGATGCATTGTCAGGAGTTGTAAATGAGCCAAACGGAACAGCATCAAGTGCTCGCTCTTATATGATAAAATTTGGTGGGAAAACAGGAACAGTTCAAGTAGTTAGCAAAAAATTGAAAGAAAAGGTATCATATAAAAATATTGAACATCATGCTTGGTTTATTGGTTTTGCTCCTGTAGAAAAACCTGAGATAGCTTTCTCTGTTATTGTTGAACATGGAGGAAGCGGAGGAGCAGTTGCTGCACCGGTGGCAAAGAATATTCTTGAAGGATACATTCTTAAAAAAAGGCAATTAAATGTTAAAAATTGA
- the rodA gene encoding rod shape-determining protein RodA gives MLKIDRRLISSFDWVTLGVVLFICIIGILTIYSATRPPLDEGEQPPFYVKQLIWLIIAIIALCVFITFDYIKLKDFWLIFYITGILLLIIVLFTGKTAMGAKRWINLGFFSFQPSEIFKIIFIISISAFLEDKQSPLSIKDTLKTLLIFGIIPFLLIVKQPDLGTAILILTITFIMIIYKGLRTRLMILILAILIISVFFLWEILWEGLKEYQKNRLIAFIDPNIDPKGIGYNIMQSVITVGSGGLFGKGFLEGTQGPLKFLPERHTDFIFPIFAEEWGFIGCLILLSLYFTFFIRCFQTSIIAKNNFGKLLALGFTSIFILYFFINIGMTLGIMPVVGIPLPFMSYGGTTLLANFIGIALVINVRMRRFELFYP, from the coding sequence ATGTTAAAAATTGACAGAAGGCTGATTAGCTCTTTTGATTGGGTTACCTTAGGAGTAGTTCTTTTTATATGCATTATTGGCATACTCACAATTTATAGTGCTACAAGACCACCTCTTGATGAGGGGGAACAACCTCCTTTTTATGTAAAACAGTTAATATGGCTGATAATAGCTATAATAGCGTTATGTGTTTTTATAACATTTGATTATATAAAACTTAAGGATTTCTGGTTAATATTTTACATTACTGGAATTTTGCTTCTTATTATTGTTCTTTTTACAGGTAAAACAGCAATGGGAGCAAAAAGATGGATAAATCTTGGATTTTTTTCATTCCAGCCATCAGAGATATTTAAAATAATTTTTATAATTAGTATTTCAGCATTTCTTGAAGATAAACAATCTCCTTTATCAATAAAAGATACCCTAAAAACATTACTCATTTTTGGCATAATACCTTTTTTACTTATTGTTAAACAGCCTGATCTCGGAACTGCAATCTTAATCCTTACAATTACATTTATAATGATAATTTACAAAGGATTACGCACAAGATTGATGATACTAATTCTCGCTATATTGATTATTTCAGTATTTTTCTTATGGGAAATTCTATGGGAGGGGTTAAAGGAATACCAGAAAAATAGATTAATTGCTTTTATTGACCCTAATATAGACCCAAAAGGAATTGGTTATAATATTATGCAATCTGTAATTACTGTAGGCTCTGGCGGACTGTTTGGCAAAGGATTCCTTGAAGGCACACAGGGACCTTTAAAATTTCTTCCAGAGAGACATACGGATTTTATTTTTCCAATTTTTGCAGAAGAATGGGGATTTATAGGTTGTCTTATACTTTTATCACTTTATTTTACCTTTTTTATAAGATGCTTTCAGACATCTATAATTGCTAAAAATAACTTCGGCAAACTCCTTGCATTAGGTTTTACTTCAATTTTTATTTTATACTTTTTTATAAATATTGGAATGACTCTTGGAATTATGCCTGTAGTAGGAATTCCTTTACCATTTATGAGTTATGGTGGCACAACTCTTCTTGCTAACTTTATAGGAATTGCTCTTGTAATAAATGTTAGAATGAGAAGATTTGAATTATTTTATCCATAG
- the ribE gene encoding 6,7-dimethyl-8-ribityllumazine synthase — MKIIEGKLEAQGLKFGIIVSRFNEFITSRLLEGAIDALIRHGAIEKDIEIVRVPGSFEIPLIAKKLAQSGRFHAIICLGTLIRGATPHFDYIAAEVSKGIALVSLETSIPVSFGIITADTIEQAIERAGSKSGNKGWDAALVAIEMAKVMGQLK, encoded by the coding sequence ATGAAAATTATTGAAGGAAAACTTGAAGCTCAAGGTTTAAAGTTCGGAATTATTGTAAGTAGATTTAATGAATTTATTACTTCACGTCTTCTTGAAGGTGCTATTGATGCTTTGATAAGACACGGAGCTATAGAAAAGGATATTGAAATTGTAAGAGTTCCGGGTTCATTTGAAATTCCTTTGATTGCGAAAAAATTAGCTCAATCTGGTAGATTCCATGCAATTATCTGTCTTGGCACCTTAATTAGAGGCGCAACTCCTCATTTTGACTACATAGCAGCTGAAGTATCAAAAGGAATAGCCCTTGTCAGCTTAGAAACCAGTATTCCTGTTTCTTTTGGAATAATTACAGCTGACACAATTGAACAAGCAATAGAAAGAGCAGGTTCAAAATCAGGTAATAAAGGCTGGGACGCAGCATTGGTAGCCATTGAAATGGCAAAGGTTATGGGACAATTAAAATAG
- the nusB gene encoding transcription antitermination factor NusB has product MKRRKAREYVLQFLYACEMNENTQKICNYNFLQEEIEKFWERNYEEQNSDIKSFANQLIEGTIEHIDIIDKIIQKYADKWNIERMITIDKNILRFSIYEILYRQDIPYQVTINEAVEIAKKYSTKESAAFINGILDRIAKEEICHNKSAEK; this is encoded by the coding sequence ATGAAAAGAAGAAAAGCAAGAGAATATGTTTTACAATTTTTATATGCTTGTGAAATGAATGAAAATACCCAAAAAATATGTAATTATAATTTTTTACAAGAAGAAATTGAAAAATTCTGGGAAAGAAATTATGAAGAACAAAACTCTGATATAAAATCATTTGCAAATCAGTTGATAGAAGGGACAATTGAGCATATTGATATTATTGATAAAATTATTCAAAAGTATGCTGATAAATGGAATATAGAAAGGATGATAACAATTGACAAAAATATTCTAAGATTTTCAATTTATGAAATACTATATCGTCAAGATATTCCTTATCAGGTAACAATAAATGAAGCAGTAGAAATAGCGAAAAAATACTCCACAAAAGAAAGTGCTGCCTTTATTAATGGGATTCTTGACAGAATTGCAAAAGAAGAAATTTGCCATAATAAGTCTGCTGAAAAATAG
- a CDS encoding helix-turn-helix domain-containing protein codes for MEKLSSGISGLDNLIDYIYSGDNVVWEVDAGTSYEIFIKKFIEAACAESNDIVYISFNKSVPTLLKEFGNCINEKFHIIDSFTSGKGKNDATFLRNYEELSKKIHIVKLSNPSNLDELTNAITMVESKISSPTAYIFDSLTGMQNLIKDESLTYSFFTYMCPRLFDLDSVAYWIVERDAHSQKFKANIRHITQVVLELYRRKDSLFLKALKLSRRKNREAFKPHMYEVTDNDEIHIKATEQTLVLDIGNKLREIRISRNISQKELAEKVNLTPGFISQMENNQIAPSIVSFMQICDALGVKASEILNETKTEEKFLIKKKDILAKLPQKISSADIYRVLSDENFQAYLIMIPPNSSIKGHFLTKKEPEIVFLIKGEVSVRINNSIHSLQEGDFFYIKKSMPEQWQNKGGDKAELLVISR; via the coding sequence GTGGAAAAACTATCTTCTGGCATAAGTGGATTAGATAATCTTATTGATTATATCTATTCTGGTGATAATGTTGTATGGGAAGTTGATGCAGGAACTTCCTATGAAATCTTTATTAAGAAGTTTATTGAAGCTGCTTGTGCGGAATCAAACGATATTGTATATATTAGTTTTAACAAATCAGTTCCCACTCTTTTAAAAGAATTTGGCAACTGTATAAATGAAAAATTCCATATAATAGACAGTTTTACCTCAGGAAAAGGGAAAAATGATGCTACTTTTTTAAGAAATTATGAAGAACTAAGCAAGAAAATTCATATTGTTAAACTTTCAAATCCATCCAATCTTGATGAGCTTACAAATGCAATAACTATGGTTGAAAGCAAGATATCCTCTCCTACAGCTTATATTTTTGATAGTCTTACAGGAATGCAGAATCTTATTAAAGATGAAAGTCTAACCTATAGCTTTTTTACATATATGTGTCCAAGACTTTTTGATCTTGATAGCGTAGCTTATTGGATCGTAGAAAGAGATGCCCACAGTCAGAAATTTAAAGCAAATATCAGGCATATAACTCAAGTAGTTCTGGAACTATATAGACGTAAGGACAGTCTTTTCCTTAAAGCATTGAAACTATCAAGAAGAAAAAATCGTGAAGCCTTCAAACCTCATATGTATGAAGTAACTGACAACGACGAAATACATATTAAAGCAACTGAACAAACACTTGTCTTAGATATTGGTAACAAGTTAAGAGAAATAAGAATTTCAAGGAACATAAGTCAGAAGGAACTCGCAGAAAAAGTTAATCTCACGCCAGGATTCATCTCCCAGATGGAAAATAACCAAATTGCTCCATCTATTGTATCTTTCATGCAGATTTGTGATGCCCTTGGAGTAAAAGCAAGTGAGATATTAAATGAAACTAAAACTGAGGAGAAGTTTCTCATTAAGAAAAAAGATATATTGGCAAAACTTCCACAGAAGATATCCTCTGCAGATATTTATAGAGTTTTATCTGATGAAAATTTTCAAGCCTATCTTATTATGATACCTCCAAATTCTTCTATAAAAGGACACTTTTTAACAAAAAAAGAACCTGAGATTGTATTTTTAATAAAGGGAGAAGTCTCTGTGAGAATAAATAATTCTATTCACAGTCTCCAAGAAGGAGACTTTTTTTATATTAAAAAATCCATGCCAGAACAATGGCAGAATAAAGGAGGTGATAAGGCAGAACTTTTAGTTATAAGTAGATAA
- a CDS encoding FMN-binding glutamate synthase family protein: protein MSVNPGQPNASSATGTRNRVSDPAPYSGICAVCLDGCPGFCEIGKSSFRGREVVYPGPFGKVTAGATKKYPVDYSHLNIQGTCVGAVGVEPNPDKATFPAVNIEREIGKNYKIKMRIPIFTGALGSTDIAKDNWEGLAIGAAISGIMVVIGENVVGMDPKAEFDKNGKVTKSPELERRVKCFKEWYDGYGEIILQQNVEDTRLASAEYAIDKLGVTCIELKWGQGAKDIGGEVKLKSLERALELKRRGYIVLPDPEDPVVQKAYKAGEFKEFERHSRLGMVDYESFEKSVKHYRKAGAKFVSLKTGAYRITDLARALRFASDAGIDLVTIDGAGGGTGMSPWRMMNEWGIPTIYLQAIAYNFAKQLAAKKKYVPDLAIAGGFSLEDHIFKALALGAPYFKAVCMGRALMIPAFVGKNIHKWYEDGKLPADIAKYGNSVEEIFITTEVLKNKYGKAFKKLPWGAIAMYTFVDRLTLGLKQLMAGARKFSIEYLDRNDIVALTKEASEVTGIPYVMEADMEEAQKILLS, encoded by the coding sequence ATGAGCGTAAATCCTGGTCAACCAAATGCAAGTTCTGCAACAGGAACTCGTAACAGGGTATCTGACCCTGCACCCTATTCAGGAATCTGTGCAGTATGTCTTGACGGATGTCCTGGCTTTTGTGAGATAGGAAAATCCTCTTTTAGAGGAAGAGAAGTAGTTTATCCCGGACCTTTTGGAAAAGTTACAGCAGGAGCAACCAAAAAGTATCCTGTTGATTATTCTCATCTCAATATTCAGGGAACATGTGTTGGTGCGGTTGGCGTTGAACCTAACCCTGACAAAGCAACATTTCCAGCTGTTAACATTGAAAGAGAAATTGGCAAAAACTATAAAATTAAGATGCGAATACCGATATTTACAGGCGCTCTTGGTTCAACAGATATTGCAAAAGACAATTGGGAAGGATTAGCAATAGGAGCTGCAATTTCAGGAATTATGGTTGTTATCGGTGAGAATGTTGTTGGAATGGATCCTAAAGCTGAATTTGACAAAAACGGTAAAGTAACAAAATCTCCTGAACTTGAAAGAAGAGTAAAATGCTTCAAAGAATGGTATGATGGTTATGGTGAAATAATTCTCCAGCAAAATGTTGAAGATACTCGTCTTGCCTCTGCTGAGTATGCTATTGACAAACTTGGCGTAACATGCATTGAGCTTAAATGGGGGCAGGGAGCAAAAGATATAGGCGGAGAAGTTAAACTTAAAAGCCTTGAAAGAGCTCTTGAACTTAAAAGAAGAGGCTATATAGTCTTGCCAGATCCTGAAGACCCAGTTGTGCAGAAAGCTTACAAAGCTGGTGAATTTAAAGAGTTTGAAAGACATTCAAGACTTGGCATGGTAGACTACGAAAGTTTTGAAAAATCAGTAAAACATTACAGAAAAGCTGGTGCAAAGTTTGTTTCTTTAAAAACAGGTGCATACAGAATCACAGACCTTGCAAGAGCTCTTAGATTCGCCTCTGATGCAGGAATTGACCTTGTTACAATTGATGGTGCTGGCGGTGGAACAGGCATGAGTCCATGGAGAATGATGAATGAGTGGGGCATTCCAACCATTTATCTTCAGGCAATTGCCTACAATTTTGCAAAACAGCTTGCAGCAAAGAAAAAATATGTGCCAGACCTTGCAATTGCAGGTGGATTCTCTCTTGAAGACCACATTTTTAAAGCATTGGCACTCGGCGCACCTTACTTTAAAGCTGTCTGTATGGGAAGAGCTTTAATGATTCCAGCCTTTGTTGGCAAGAACATCCATAAATGGTATGAAGACGGCAAACTTCCGGCTGATATAGCAAAATATGGAAACTCTGTAGAAGAAATATTTATTACCACGGAAGTACTTAAAAATAAGTATGGTAAAGCCTTCAAGAAGCTTCCATGGGGTGCTATTGCAATGTATACATTCGTTGACAGACTCACTCTTGGACTCAAACAGCTTATGGCTGGTGCAAGAAAATTCTCCATTGAATATCTTGATAGAAATGATATTGTTGCACTTACAAAAGAAGCCTCTGAAGTAACAGGCATTCCTTATGTAATGGAAGCTGATATGGAAGAAGCCCAGAAAATTCTTTTAAGCTAA